The genome window CGTCGTCGCCGAGGCGGACACCGCCGAAGTCGCGGTCGAGCACACCCGGAGCGGTGACATCGACGTGGCCATTCTGGATATCCGCTTCGGCCCCGGCATGAACGGGCTGGAGGCGGCCCAACGCATCATCGAACAGGCCGCGACGCGGGTGCTGCTCCTCACCCTGCACGATACACCGGAGTATGTGCGCCGCGCCCTGGCCTCGGGTGCCACGGGATATGTGCTGAAAGACGCCGGGCGTGAGGAACTGCTGCACGCCATTCGAGCCGTCGCCAGCGGGCGGACCGCCCTGCCCGGCGACCTGCTGCGCAAGGCAATGACCCCGACGACCGGTCCCCGACCGGATGACCTGGCGCGCCTGACCCCGCGCGAGCGCGAGGTTCTCGAGTCGGTGGCACGGGGTCTGACCAACAAGGAGATCGCACGTGACCTGGGCATCGGACCCGGCACGGTGAAGTCCCACGTCGAGAAGCTTATCGCCAAACTGGGGGTGGCCGATCGCACCCAGGCTGCTGTCTTTGCCGCGAAAGCGATGCCGTGACCGGCCCGTCGCCATGGACGCAACTGACCCGGGCCTGGGCCGATCTGGGTCTCGGATCGAAAGGGTTGATCGTCGTCGCCCTGCCACTGGCGATCCTTCTGTCCAGCATCGGGGCCCTGCATCTGTCCGGTCGCGCCGAGGCTGAAGCCGAGGCGCGCGTTCGCCTGACATTCGCCATCCAGCGCGACATCCACGAAGTCCATGCCCTGCTGGCCGAGGCCGCCAGCGGCGTGCGGGGCTATCGCCTGACGGGACGTCGCGCGTTTCTGGAACCCTATATCAGGGCCGAGGCCTTGCTTCCCGAGACGCTGGAGCGCCTGGGCCGGACGACGCGCGACCCTGAGATCCGTCAGCGGCTGGCGAGGGTCGACGCCCTGGTCGTGCAGAAGCGACATGGGCTCGCCCAGCTTGCTGCCATGCCGGGCGCAGGCACGGCAGCCGGAGTCGAGGCCCCGGAGGTTGCCGAGGCACTGGTCGCAAACAAGGCAGTCCTCGACGGGTTGAGGGCCGAGATCGACGCGATGCAGCGGCGAGAGAGCCAGCTTCTGGAGCAACGCCAGGCGCGGGCCGACGCCGAGCGACGCCGGACCTGGACCCTCACGGCGTTTCTGGGCGGGATCGGACTGCTTGGCGGCCTGGCCGCGGCCCAGCTGCTGTTCACCGGCATCGTCCGGCGGGTTCGCGGGCTGGAGCGCGATGCGGAACGCCTGGAGCGCGGCGAACCGCTCAACCTTCTAGACGAGGCCGAGGACGAAATCGGACGGCTCGCCCGTCGTCTGGTTCAGGCCAGCGACCTGCTGCGCTCGCGGGAAGCCGCCTTGCGGGAGGGCGAGGAACGCTATCGCCGCGTGATCGAAGGCGTGCGCGACTACGGCATCTTCGCGCTCGATCCGGCCGGGCGAGTCGTCAGCTGGAACACGGGTGCCCAGCGCATCAAGGGCTGGACGGCTGACGAAA of Brevundimonas subvibrioides contains these proteins:
- a CDS encoding response regulator, coding for MRILIADDHELTRAGLRAVIEREPDMVVVAEADTAEVAVEHTRSGDIDVAILDIRFGPGMNGLEAAQRIIEQAATRVLLLTLHDTPEYVRRALASGATGYVLKDAGREELLHAIRAVASGRTALPGDLLRKAMTPTTGPRPDDLARLTPREREVLESVARGLTNKEIARDLGIGPGTVKSHVEKLIAKLGVADRTQAAVFAAKAMP